A single region of the Streptomyces caelestis genome encodes:
- a CDS encoding MIP/aquaporin family protein, whose protein sequence is MSSSDIFIGETIGTAILILLGGGVCAAVTLKASKARNAGWLAITFGWGFAVLTAVYTTAPLSGAHLNPAVTLALAIKDGDWKNVPVYWAGQILGAMIGAALVWIAYYGQFHAHLTDREIVGGPGAQATTAKAVEAQEKGAGPVLGVFSTGPEVRVAWQNVATEIIGTVVLVLAVLTQGLNDKGNGLGTLGALITALVVVSIGLSLGGPTGYAINPARDLGPRIVHALLPLPNKGGSDWGYAWVPVVGPLIGGAIAAGIYNVAFA, encoded by the coding sequence GTGTCCAGCTCCGACATCTTCATCGGCGAGACCATCGGTACCGCCATACTCATCCTCCTCGGCGGCGGAGTCTGCGCCGCCGTCACACTGAAGGCTTCCAAGGCCCGCAACGCCGGCTGGCTCGCCATCACCTTCGGGTGGGGCTTCGCGGTGCTCACGGCGGTCTACACCACGGCGCCGCTGTCCGGCGCCCATCTGAACCCCGCCGTGACCCTGGCGCTCGCGATCAAGGACGGCGACTGGAAGAACGTCCCGGTCTACTGGGCCGGACAGATCCTCGGCGCCATGATCGGTGCCGCCCTGGTCTGGATCGCCTACTACGGCCAGTTCCACGCCCACCTCACCGACCGGGAGATCGTCGGCGGTCCGGGCGCGCAGGCCACCACGGCCAAGGCCGTCGAGGCCCAGGAGAAGGGCGCCGGCCCCGTGCTGGGCGTCTTCTCCACCGGGCCCGAGGTCCGGGTCGCCTGGCAGAACGTCGCCACGGAGATCATCGGCACCGTCGTGCTGGTGCTCGCCGTGCTCACCCAGGGCCTGAACGACAAGGGCAACGGCCTGGGCACCCTGGGCGCCCTGATCACCGCGCTCGTGGTGGTCTCCATCGGCCTGTCCCTCGGCGGCCCGACGGGCTACGCGATCAACCCGGCCCGTGACCTCGGTCCGCGCATCGTGCACGCCCTGCTGCCCCTGCCCAACAAGGGCGGCTCCGACTGGGGCTACGCCTGGGTCCCCGTGGTGGGTCCGCTGATCGGCGGCGCCATCGCGGCAGGCATCTACAACGTCGCGTTCGCCTAG